One window of Oncorhynchus gorbuscha isolate QuinsamMale2020 ecotype Even-year unplaced genomic scaffold, OgorEven_v1.0 Un_scaffold_3550, whole genome shotgun sequence genomic DNA carries:
- the LOC124027863 gene encoding PAX-interacting protein 1-like, giving the protein MPQQVWNPFHTLQKQPTAVPQQVWHPAQMHQKQTTAMPQLVWNPFHKLQKQLTAVPQQVWHPALMPLQQKQPTAVPQQVLHPTQMPLQQKQPTAVPQQVWNPFHTLQKQPTAFPQQVLHPTQMPLQQNQPTAVPQQVWNPFHTLQKQPTAMPQQVWNPFHTLKKQPTTVLQQVWHPALMPLLQKQPNAEPQLGWHPAQFPQQKQLAPKPLLQKEPTTITQQPQQVWHPAQMSNNRTSTEPQQQKQPSTTPQQVWHPALMPLHQKQTVPPEPQQKELTTMPQQHGVASCSISPSSRSCRRNQPP; this is encoded by the exons atgccccagcaagtgtggaatccatttcacacactgcagaagcaaccgaccgccgtgccccagcaagtgtggcatccagctcaaatgcaCCAGAAGCAAACGACTGCCATGCCCCAGCTAGTGTGGAATCCATTTCACAAACTGCAGAAGCAACtgaccgccgtgccccagcaagtgtggcatcctgctctaatgcccctgcagcagaagcaaccgaccgccgtgccccagcaagtgttgCATCCTActcaaatgcccctgcagcagaagcaaccgaccgctGTGCCTCAGCAAGTGTGGAATCCATTTCACACActgcagaagcaaccgaccgcctTTCCCCAGCAAGTGTTGCATCCTActcaaatgcccctgcagcagaatCAACCGACCGCCGTGCCTCAGCAAGTGTGGAATCCATTTCACACACTG cagaagcaaccgaccgccatgccccagcaagtgtggaatCCATTTCATACACTAAAGAAGCAACCGACCACCGTGctccagcaagtgtggcatcctgcTCTAATGCCCCTGCTGCAGAAGCAACCGAACGCAGAGCCCCAGCTGGGGTGGCATCCTGCTCAGTTTCCCCAGCAGAAGCAACTAGCCCCTAAGCCTCTACTGCAGAAGGAACCAACCACCATAACCCAGCAACCTCAGCaggtgtggcatccagctcaaatgtCCAACAATCGAACATCCACTGAACCTCAGCAGCAAAAGCAACCATCCACCacgccccagcaagtgtggcatccagctctAATGCCCCTGCATCAGAAGCAAACCGTGCCCCCTGAACCTCAGCAGAAGGAACTGACCAccatgccccagcaa CATGGGGTGGCATCCTGCTCCATTTCCCCCAGCAGCAGAAGCTGCAGAAGGAACCAACCTCCATAA